From the genome of Spinacia oleracea cultivar Varoflay chromosome 2, BTI_SOV_V1, whole genome shotgun sequence, one region includes:
- the LOC110805191 gene encoding pro-cathepsin H, producing the protein MAAPTSSLSLLLLVAAALISCFATTSLSSTFTDDNPIRLASDGLQAIESSVFSLLGNTRHALSFARFIHRHGKKYETAHEILTRFDIYRENLELIQSTNKKGLSYKLHVNQYADWTEEEFRRHRLGAAQNCSATFKGSHKLSHAVAPAEKDWRAEGIVSPVKNQGHCGSCWTFSTTGALEAAYAQAFGKNISLSEQQLVDCAGTFNNFGCNGGLPSQAFEYVKYNGGLDTEEAYPYTGKDGECKFSAQNVGVQVHGSVNISLGAEEELKDAVAFVRPVSVAFEVVDGFKLYKEGVYTSTTCGSAPMDVNHAVLAVGYGIENGVPYWLIKNSWGEDWGDNGYFKMEMGKNMCGVATCASYPIVA; encoded by the exons atGGCTGCTCCTACTTcatcactctctctcctcctactAGTAGCAGCAGCTCTAATCTCCTGTTTCGCAACCACATCCTTATCATCCACCTTCACCGATGATAATCCAATCAGATTAGCATCAGACGGTCTACAAGCCATTGAATCttctgttttctctctccttggtaACACTCGTCatgctctttccttcgctcgattCATCCACAG gcATGGAAAGAAGTATGAGACAGCTCATGAGATATTGACGAGATTTGATATTTATCGGGAGAATTTGGAGTTGATTCAATCGACTAACAAGAAGGGGCTATCTTATAAACTCCATGTTAATC AATATGCCGATTGGACAGAGGAAGAGTTCCGAAGGCACAGATTGGGAGCAGCTCAAAACTGCTCTGCCACCTTCAAGGGTAGTCACAAGTTGTCTCATGCTGTCGCTCCTGCAGAG AAAGACTGGAGAGCTGAGGGTATTGTTAGCCCAGTCAAGAACCAAGGCCATTGTGGATCTTGCTGGACTTTCAG TACAACCGGAGCTTTGGAAGCAGCTTATGCACAGGCCTTTGGGAAGAACATCTCTTTGTCTGAACAACAGCTTGTCGATTGTGCTGGCACATTTAACAATTTTGGTTGCAATGGCGGTTTGCCATCACAGGCTTTTGAATATGTCAAGTACAACGGGGGTCTGGATACTGAAGAGGCTTATCCATACACAGGAAAGGATGGTGAATGTAAATTCTCAGCTCAGAATGTTGGTGTTCAAGTCCATGGCTCTGTCAATATCTCCCTC GGAGCTGAAGAAGAACTCAAGGATGCTGTGGCATTCGTCCGTCCTGTAAGTGTGGCATTTGAGGTTGTTGATGGATTCAAGTTATATAAGGAAGGTGTTTACACCAGCACAACATGTGGTAGTGCTCCAATG GATGTGAACCACGCTGTTCTTGCTGTTGGATACGGGATAGAAAATGGAGTCCCATACTGGCTTATCAAGAACTCATGGGGAGAGGATTGGGGTGACAATGGATACTTTAAGATGGAGATGGGCAAAAACATGTGTG GTGTTGCTACTTGTGCATCATATCCCATCGTAGCATAA